A genomic segment from bacterium encodes:
- a CDS encoding serine/threonine-protein kinase, whose protein sequence is MENNEPRDDNTSTFSVMAAGTKVGHYQIIEKIGAGGMGEVYLAQDTRLDRRVALKFMPAQYANDQDFVSRFRREAQAAARLDHPNIVTVFEVGEHGGRPFIAMQYVEGQNLHDLAHGTPLAMHRTIDMAIQICEGLQKAHGIGIVHRDIKTANILLDTDRRPKIVDFGLATIQGGEKLTKVGSTIGTVAYMSPEQAQGGEVDQRSDLFSFGVVLYELIAGRTPFKRDTDVATMRAITTDTPEPLARYRANVPDDLQRIIDKLLQRDPALRYQTAGDVAADLKRMAISGSSVQVVPVPAKKSTLWLKVVIGAVVVVAAVALFMKMSPTTVEPQRAQVQFTPITDDGTSYSGAISPDGKYLAIARTEGGQFSLSVRQVATKTSVRIYGPIENSLGSVSFSPDGNYIYFLESESGNQAILKRITTLGGSPTAILRNVQSRISWSPDGSQMAFGREDRNSGEFGIILANADGSSERVLISAKGASWYTGPASWSPDGKLILCGRGKWKPKIHSELVAVQVADGKEVWQTSLNWSLGGFDPAWLPDGKAILVCARSESATARSQIYLIQYPSGKADRVSIDLDQYFGLNVTADGLTAVVSQSQERSNIWVGAGTDWKQITTGKQEGMFGVEWSSDDHIYIASQRTDATGIWKSALDGSGAEQVVSGESIVHSPSVSPDGRSITYTSLSLGVPSIWRADSDGKNAKVLTADGEDYKPSFTPDGKWIIFMSWRSGPLLLYRVPAMGGELVKISDQSFSSPAISPDGKSLAGFYTDSADSEIKIGILEIESGRVIKTLSRPAAVETDKLVWTKDGKHLIGVETKSNISNLVSLPIDGGAPIQLTQFSSEAIRSFDLSPDGKRFVLSRGPANVDLLLMKNFR, encoded by the coding sequence TTGGAAAACAACGAGCCACGAGACGACAACACCTCGACTTTCAGCGTAATGGCGGCCGGCACCAAAGTTGGCCACTATCAGATCATCGAGAAGATCGGCGCGGGCGGGATGGGAGAGGTGTACCTCGCACAGGACACCCGACTTGACCGTCGGGTTGCCCTCAAGTTTATGCCGGCGCAGTACGCGAACGATCAGGATTTCGTCAGTCGTTTCCGGCGTGAAGCCCAGGCTGCGGCGCGTCTCGACCATCCCAATATTGTAACCGTCTTTGAGGTTGGCGAACACGGGGGGCGTCCGTTTATCGCCATGCAGTATGTCGAGGGACAGAATTTGCATGATCTGGCCCACGGTACGCCGTTGGCGATGCATCGAACGATCGACATGGCGATCCAGATCTGCGAGGGATTGCAGAAGGCTCATGGCATCGGCATTGTGCATCGCGATATCAAAACCGCCAACATTCTGTTGGATACCGACCGTCGACCGAAGATAGTCGATTTTGGTCTGGCGACCATCCAGGGTGGAGAGAAGCTGACCAAGGTTGGTTCGACCATCGGCACGGTGGCATACATGTCTCCAGAACAGGCGCAGGGAGGAGAGGTTGATCAGCGGTCAGACCTCTTTTCGTTTGGGGTGGTGCTATATGAGCTGATTGCCGGACGAACTCCTTTTAAGCGGGATACGGATGTGGCAACGATGCGCGCAATCACCACGGACACCCCGGAGCCGTTGGCACGATATCGGGCGAACGTGCCTGATGATCTCCAGCGCATCATTGATAAGTTGCTTCAGCGCGACCCTGCGCTCAGATATCAAACAGCGGGCGATGTCGCGGCTGACCTGAAACGGATGGCGATCAGTGGTAGTTCTGTGCAGGTTGTCCCTGTGCCCGCTAAAAAGAGCACCTTGTGGCTCAAGGTTGTGATCGGCGCGGTGGTGGTTGTGGCGGCGGTGGCGCTGTTTATGAAGATGTCTCCCACGACGGTCGAGCCGCAGAGAGCTCAGGTTCAGTTCACACCCATTACCGACGATGGAACATCATACTCCGGCGCCATCTCGCCCGATGGCAAGTACCTTGCGATCGCTCGGACCGAAGGTGGGCAGTTCAGCCTTTCCGTACGCCAGGTGGCAACCAAGACATCGGTTCGCATTTATGGACCGATCGAGAACAGTCTTGGATCAGTTTCCTTTTCGCCTGATGGCAACTACATATATTTCCTCGAGAGTGAATCCGGCAACCAGGCAATTCTGAAGCGCATTACCACACTGGGTGGTTCGCCGACTGCAATTCTGCGTAATGTACAGAGCCGGATCAGTTGGTCGCCTGACGGGTCGCAAATGGCGTTCGGGAGAGAAGATCGCAATTCAGGAGAGTTCGGCATTATTCTGGCGAACGCTGATGGTTCAAGCGAACGGGTCCTCATCTCCGCCAAAGGTGCGTCCTGGTATACCGGACCGGCCAGTTGGTCACCAGATGGCAAACTCATTCTGTGTGGACGGGGGAAGTGGAAGCCGAAGATTCATTCCGAATTGGTGGCGGTCCAGGTTGCGGACGGCAAAGAGGTCTGGCAAACGTCGCTTAACTGGTCGCTGGGCGGATTTGATCCGGCCTGGCTTCCCGATGGGAAGGCCATTCTGGTTTGTGCGCGGAGCGAGTCTGCCACCGCCCGTTCCCAGATCTACCTAATTCAATACCCGAGTGGTAAGGCCGACCGCGTGTCGATAGACCTTGATCAATATTTCGGGTTGAATGTAACCGCAGATGGACTTACGGCTGTGGTCTCGCAGTCCCAGGAACGATCCAATATCTGGGTTGGAGCGGGGACGGATTGGAAACAGATCACGACAGGTAAACAGGAAGGGATGTTTGGAGTTGAGTGGAGTTCCGACGACCATATCTACATTGCCAGCCAGCGGACTGATGCCACCGGGATCTGGAAATCGGCGTTAGATGGTTCTGGCGCTGAGCAGGTCGTTTCGGGAGAATCAATAGTGCATAGCCCGTCGGTGTCTCCCGATGGCCGATCGATCACGTATACTTCTCTCAGTCTGGGTGTTCCTTCGATTTGGCGTGCGGACAGTGACGGGAAAAATGCCAAAGTGCTGACCGCCGACGGGGAAGATTACAAGCCGTCCTTTACTCCGGACGGCAAGTGGATCATCTTTATGTCCTGGCGATCCGGACCGCTGCTCCTGTATCGAGTGCCGGCAATGGGCGGCGAGTTAGTTAAGATCTCAGATCAATCGTTCAGCTCTCCCGCTATTTCACCTGATGGCAAGTCACTTGCGGGGTTCTATACTGACTCGGCGGATTCAGAAATAAAGATCGGCATACTGGAAATTGAGTCGGGAAGAGTGATAAAAACATTGTCGCGACCTGCGGCGGTCGAAACTGATAAATTGGTCTGGACGAAGGATGGCAAGCATCTCATTGGAGTGGAGACGAAATCGAATATCTCCAACTTGGTGAGCTTGCCGATTGACGGCGGCGCACCGATCCAGCTCACGCAGTTCTCGAGCGAAGCGATCCGGAGTTTCGATTTGTCACCCGATGGAAAACGATTTGTGTTGTCGCGTGGGCCGGCCAATGTGGATCTGCTGCTGATGAAGAACTTCCGGTGA
- a CDS encoding carboxypeptidase regulatory-like domain-containing protein, protein MLSFDRQPRQWLVLLFLLLASTATAQDWTADFTLDPYPSPYLSDWQNNPAIGQALIINNGTDTVRVRIKLTITHVGRGQVASASSRLFDFAPGLSSDLRITQLVDYGSVDYSRSYEDIAIRTGRLPEGDYEACLRLESESGVTLLDNVCATFTIVYPDPPYLTFPADGDAVTGLFPIFVWMPVQVPVGYSIHYNVRIAEILAGQTPTQALSANYPHYERTNILNPSLQYPIEAPAFQKGKQYAWQVQILDSRGYPPSSNNGLSETWSFLYDADTTTPVEYRRIAGRVIDSATNQAITGATVVYRPVRLRVTDSDSTWEVSDDSILAISGPSGDFRIDSAINKSYYALTVSQKEYRPKTAIGSQMYLSGDIAEQVVRLTYLSPGMRRLAGIVRDFFTNAPVPNATVTYHVVTAVTTTDTSGANHTTYNDHPRKQLQTVTDAQGRFEFTETADSSYYSLQCSAPPAYLDCKESGETQYQRGDIDNYTLLIKPNACNLAGTLTWPAYEGVVPLPNTMVQLVRLCRVEHRTVQLLLGVFRTETTTEEVVACGPEVSAYTGPDGRFVFTRLLPQSPDDFDRTNLSGNFVYSRTVVSRLVELTYKVKVVDPKFQPYLSVDSFVFQPGETIETGEHQLKAKAGSIVGLVRCDTVPVPGANVYLYKAARRTRTPGNASAAGTKSGANGRLLGSGESGSSSGDSGSWTNEQTGRPSGEPLARTASDQQGNYFFAQVPINDPQQSTDQYTVWFDTDEHNDAVRAARLDHEGQADTVDVNLLRTGGLIYGTIVDKGGAFISGARVELHRLTDTLADSTATSSDSLVAWKQTGESGAFSFADLEPATYWLTSSRSAYSTETTGRFEVTYGDRHLRELTLNQAQGTIAITVTDKSSSKGIRDVSIKSPQVPSLVGFTADSGKIVVDAIADTITLQFRMIGYADLDTSIVVPPLDTVKVKVTLNKRTGEYRLTVIEKGNTPGKPLSDILVTVGKSDTATTDFNGYAIFKAAPAGKQKIKVFPPDTKYYLKDYIPYETEVEIREGFNPDTLVVQLVPAARLSGKVIDADSAKALKDVLVKLDGGSIETHTNEDGEFTLKNLPTNETIKFLVRKAGFRSLYHTYDKKLVAGDKIEGVTIKLERSPIDSLMGFAIALDSIVSKTGGNSRIFGAIVDLPPTFGLKLKESGTVLNFSDVEVDASYKPVNDTIRLSAKELAVELFGCEATMKYTDGLQLEWVDSSKAGRITGNFTIKNVFEKIFPDTKLPELSIPKQYAPSFWAGGINRGLEKFGLTATDSEIQAKFKGVGLGLDYQKTYVDTGGLHLAGSLIFKEYKVGFENLNLGRDPVSNDIVFKAVTISTKPPITLKFGVFTFVDSSMTWEATGFRASGAIIVPPLNNWTVGFKDLRISPEGEFLSLTLNLDEKNGTIKVHGQTFQVKSLEYGTENFESDTLPHNRFFSFTGEMKFTKLDKPVEIKVRYSQSDQFTGKLTFNQSKTFAGCVTLQLESIELGYDKTKDDRFVGFSGGVKFGSIKGLSLQASNLRFWMSGAVSVDEIKADFIAGPAEIAIKIHWTDSLFDGSGLIRIKPVFSMGAEFRYAGSQDWWIKVTAGMRVPMGPCELVEVRGGIGRKDDTWRFLLGGRISPAKLDKGISLDIDVEVHSTPKGVIILGNASVEVAGNLQIGRATLEINIPEERVVGSIVLEYNKEALVIGAQVDLGVQFGKYWYVHGMAKIKFLEFFHADGVFVIANNWEWQHKGTLKKISGIYVELNSDFRVDANWRVIRWGLYFDRHGMIYIGWNGDFAGSIDMRGGANAWIGLDLGIFEISLIQAQANMAFAAAISKTGPEWAAMAHGNFSLEATIGYCNNARCWSICWTCILRIFGKCIIPFPTGAKACAAMSADVSYSTSRGTSVSVSF, encoded by the coding sequence ATGCTGTCGTTTGACAGACAACCTCGTCAGTGGCTTGTGCTACTTTTTCTTTTGTTGGCTTCGACCGCTACCGCCCAGGATTGGACGGCGGATTTCACGCTTGATCCCTACCCTTCTCCTTATCTGAGCGATTGGCAAAACAATCCGGCCATTGGTCAGGCACTCATCATCAACAACGGCACCGATACCGTCCGGGTGCGGATCAAATTAACGATCACTCATGTCGGTCGCGGGCAAGTAGCCAGCGCATCAAGTCGCCTGTTTGACTTTGCGCCGGGACTTTCGTCTGACCTTCGCATTACTCAACTGGTCGATTACGGTTCAGTGGATTATTCTCGAAGCTATGAAGATATCGCCATTCGCACCGGGAGACTTCCCGAAGGCGACTACGAGGCCTGCCTACGCTTGGAATCCGAATCCGGCGTCACTTTGCTTGACAATGTCTGCGCTACTTTCACCATCGTATATCCCGATCCTCCCTATTTGACATTTCCTGCCGATGGCGACGCAGTCACCGGCCTGTTCCCGATTTTCGTCTGGATGCCGGTGCAAGTGCCGGTAGGATATTCAATCCACTATAATGTGCGAATAGCCGAGATCCTTGCCGGGCAGACCCCCACCCAGGCATTGAGCGCCAATTATCCCCACTACGAACGCACGAACATACTTAATCCAAGTCTGCAGTATCCGATCGAGGCCCCAGCCTTCCAAAAGGGAAAGCAGTACGCCTGGCAAGTACAGATTTTAGACAGCCGCGGCTATCCGCCGTCATCCAACAATGGACTGAGTGAGACCTGGAGTTTTCTGTACGATGCCGACACCACCACTCCTGTCGAGTATCGTCGCATAGCTGGGCGAGTGATCGACTCTGCCACCAATCAGGCGATCACCGGCGCAACAGTCGTTTATCGACCGGTCAGATTGCGTGTGACAGACAGCGACTCAACCTGGGAAGTAAGCGATGATTCCATTCTGGCGATCAGCGGACCGTCGGGTGACTTCCGGATCGATAGCGCGATAAACAAAAGCTACTATGCTTTGACCGTTAGTCAGAAAGAATATCGTCCGAAAACTGCTATTGGCAGTCAAATGTATCTTAGTGGTGATATCGCGGAACAGGTAGTTCGCCTCACCTACCTCTCTCCCGGTATGCGTCGACTCGCCGGTATCGTCAGAGATTTCTTCACCAATGCGCCGGTGCCGAATGCGACTGTCACTTACCACGTTGTCACAGCTGTGACGACGACCGATACCAGTGGCGCCAATCACACTACTTACAATGACCATCCCCGCAAGCAATTGCAGACGGTGACCGATGCTCAGGGACGATTCGAGTTCACTGAAACCGCCGATTCATCATATTACAGTCTCCAGTGCAGCGCCCCACCCGCCTACCTTGACTGCAAGGAGTCCGGCGAGACTCAATACCAGCGCGGTGATATCGACAACTATACGCTGTTGATCAAGCCAAACGCCTGCAACCTTGCTGGTACCCTGACCTGGCCGGCGTACGAAGGGGTTGTCCCACTTCCCAATACCATGGTGCAGTTGGTGAGGCTCTGCCGTGTCGAACACCGCACCGTGCAATTGCTACTCGGAGTATTCAGGACAGAAACCACAACCGAAGAAGTCGTGGCTTGCGGTCCCGAGGTCTCTGCGTATACCGGCCCAGATGGCCGCTTCGTTTTCACTCGGCTTCTTCCGCAGAGTCCCGATGATTTTGATCGGACCAACTTGTCCGGGAATTTCGTCTATTCGCGTACGGTGGTCTCCAGACTGGTTGAGCTGACCTACAAAGTTAAAGTCGTCGATCCGAAATTTCAGCCCTATCTGTCGGTTGATTCCTTCGTCTTCCAACCGGGCGAAACGATCGAAACCGGCGAACATCAGTTAAAAGCCAAAGCCGGATCTATTGTCGGCCTGGTGCGCTGTGACACCGTGCCGGTCCCCGGCGCGAATGTCTACTTGTACAAAGCTGCGCGACGAACCCGAACTCCGGGCAACGCCTCTGCCGCTGGTACAAAGTCCGGCGCGAATGGAAGACTGCTCGGCTCGGGTGAGTCTGGTTCCTCCTCCGGCGACTCTGGCAGTTGGACCAACGAGCAGACAGGTCGACCCTCCGGAGAACCCCTCGCTCGAACCGCATCGGATCAGCAGGGAAACTACTTCTTTGCGCAAGTCCCGATCAACGACCCGCAACAGTCAACCGACCAGTATACTGTCTGGTTTGATACCGATGAGCACAACGATGCCGTCCGCGCCGCCCGTCTCGACCATGAGGGTCAGGCGGACACGGTCGATGTCAATTTGCTCCGCACCGGCGGACTGATCTATGGCACGATCGTTGACAAGGGTGGCGCGTTCATTTCCGGCGCACGTGTCGAACTGCATCGACTGACCGACACACTCGCAGATTCGACAGCGACCTCATCCGACAGTCTGGTTGCCTGGAAGCAGACCGGCGAATCAGGCGCGTTCTCTTTCGCTGATCTTGAGCCAGCCACTTACTGGCTGACGTCCAGTCGGTCCGCATACTCCACTGAAACGACGGGTCGATTCGAAGTCACATATGGTGATCGGCATCTCCGCGAACTGACGCTCAATCAGGCACAGGGAACGATTGCCATCACCGTGACTGATAAATCGTCCAGCAAGGGGATTCGCGACGTTTCGATCAAGTCGCCGCAGGTACCTTCGCTCGTCGGCTTCACCGCCGACAGCGGCAAGATCGTTGTTGACGCCATCGCTGATACCATCACCCTGCAGTTCCGCATGATCGGCTACGCCGACCTGGATACCTCCATTGTTGTGCCGCCACTCGATACGGTCAAAGTGAAGGTCACTCTTAATAAGCGGACCGGTGAATATCGACTGACTGTCATTGAGAAGGGAAACACTCCCGGCAAACCGCTCTCTGATATCCTGGTGACGGTCGGCAAATCCGACACGGCAACCACAGACTTCAACGGATATGCCATTTTCAAAGCGGCGCCTGCTGGAAAGCAGAAAATCAAAGTCTTCCCGCCGGACACCAAGTACTACCTCAAAGATTACATCCCGTATGAAACCGAGGTAGAGATCCGCGAAGGGTTCAATCCCGATACCCTCGTAGTACAGCTTGTTCCGGCCGCGCGTCTAAGCGGTAAAGTGATCGATGCTGACTCTGCTAAGGCACTAAAAGACGTTTTGGTCAAGTTGGATGGTGGCTCCATTGAGACTCACACCAACGAAGACGGCGAGTTCACGCTCAAGAATCTTCCGACTAATGAGACGATCAAGTTCCTGGTGAGAAAGGCCGGCTTCCGCAGCCTGTATCATACTTACGACAAAAAACTGGTGGCAGGCGACAAGATCGAAGGTGTGACGATCAAGCTTGAGCGCTCCCCGATCGATTCGCTCATGGGCTTCGCTATTGCCCTGGATTCCATCGTCAGCAAGACCGGAGGAAACAGCCGCATCTTTGGCGCTATCGTTGATCTCCCCCCGACTTTCGGACTCAAACTCAAAGAATCCGGTACCGTACTCAACTTCAGCGACGTAGAAGTTGATGCTTCTTACAAGCCGGTCAACGATACTATCCGACTCTCCGCCAAGGAGCTTGCGGTCGAACTCTTTGGTTGCGAAGCAACCATGAAGTACACTGATGGCCTGCAGTTGGAATGGGTCGACTCATCTAAAGCAGGCCGCATAACCGGAAACTTCACGATCAAAAACGTCTTCGAGAAGATCTTCCCGGATACAAAACTCCCTGAACTTTCGATCCCCAAGCAGTACGCCCCGTCATTCTGGGCAGGTGGTATCAATCGCGGTCTGGAGAAGTTCGGGCTCACTGCGACTGATTCGGAGATTCAGGCGAAATTCAAAGGTGTCGGACTCGGACTGGATTACCAGAAGACCTATGTTGACACCGGCGGCCTCCATCTGGCCGGTTCTCTCATCTTCAAAGAATATAAGGTCGGATTCGAGAATCTGAATCTCGGGCGTGATCCGGTCAGTAACGATATCGTCTTCAAAGCGGTCACCATCTCAACCAAGCCGCCTATCACTCTCAAGTTCGGTGTCTTTACTTTCGTCGACTCCTCTATGACCTGGGAGGCGACCGGCTTCCGCGCTTCGGGCGCGATCATTGTCCCGCCGCTCAACAACTGGACGGTCGGCTTCAAAGACCTGCGTATTTCGCCCGAGGGAGAGTTCCTCAGTCTGACGCTGAATCTTGACGAAAAGAACGGGACGATCAAGGTACACGGACAGACCTTCCAGGTTAAGTCGCTGGAATACGGTACCGAGAATTTCGAGTCGGATACTCTTCCGCATAACCGGTTCTTCTCCTTCACCGGTGAAATGAAATTCACCAAGTTGGACAAGCCGGTAGAGATCAAAGTCCGCTATAGCCAAAGCGACCAGTTCACCGGCAAGCTGACGTTTAACCAATCCAAGACTTTCGCCGGATGTGTCACCCTGCAACTGGAGTCAATCGAACTTGGCTATGACAAAACCAAAGATGACCGCTTTGTCGGCTTCTCGGGCGGTGTCAAGTTTGGTTCGATCAAAGGTCTCTCCCTCCAGGCAAGTAACCTTCGCTTCTGGATGAGCGGCGCCGTCTCGGTTGATGAGATCAAAGCCGACTTCATCGCCGGTCCGGCCGAGATCGCCATCAAGATCCATTGGACGGATAGTCTCTTCGACGGAAGCGGCCTGATCCGCATCAAACCGGTCTTCAGCATGGGTGCGGAGTTCCGCTATGCGGGAAGCCAGGACTGGTGGATCAAAGTCACTGCCGGTATGCGTGTGCCGATGGGCCCCTGCGAATTGGTCGAGGTCCGCGGCGGTATCGGCCGCAAAGACGACACCTGGCGTTTCCTCCTCGGTGGTCGCATTTCGCCTGCCAAACTAGATAAAGGGATCTCACTCGATATTGATGTCGAGGTTCATTCCACTCCCAAAGGGGTGATCATCCTCGGCAACGCCTCGGTCGAAGTCGCCGGGAATCTCCAGATCGGGCGCGCCACCCTCGAGATCAATATCCCAGAGGAACGTGTCGTTGGCTCGATCGTCCTTGAATACAACAAGGAAGCTCTGGTCATCGGCGCTCAGGTTGATCTGGGCGTGCAGTTCGGTAAGTACTGGTATGTCCACGGTATGGCCAAGATCAAGTTCCTGGAGTTCTTCCATGCGGACGGCGTATTCGTTATCGCCAACAACTGGGAATGGCAGCACAAAGGAACACTGAAGAAGATCAGCGGCATTTATGTCGAATTGAACTCAGACTTCAGAGTTGACGCCAACTGGCGCGTGATCCGCTGGGGGCTTTACTTCGATCGTCATGGCATGATCTACATCGGCTGGAACGGTGATTTCGCCGGATCGATCGATATGCGGGGCGGCGCCAATGCCTGGATCGGTCTCGATCTGGGTATTTTCGAGATCAGCCTCATTCAGGCGCAGGCCAACATGGCGTTCGCTGCCGCCATCTCCAAGACAGGTCCAGAGTGGGCCGCCATGGCTCATGGCAATTTCTCGCTGGAAGCTACCATCGGATACTGCAACAATGCCAGATGCTGGTCGATCTGCTGGACATGCATCCTCCGCATTTTCGGCAAGTGCATCATCCCATTCCCGACCGGCGCCAAAGCCTGCGCCGCGATGTCGGCTGATGTCAGCTACAGTACGAGCCGTGGAACCAGTGTCAGTGTGAGCTTCTAA
- a CDS encoding tail fiber domain-containing protein has protein sequence MRQFLTLLTVLCLAFTVSPILAGPIADSLAFQGRLTDASDVPVPDGPRDLTISLWTDSVGGTMLHSEVVVVTVSKGLYSTCIGCASSSFFDIFKSQSVYLQVQLAGSPPMTPRTQMRSVPFSVSSSSLHNQGTMPGGSVISAAVSSVGNLAGGGGGAAAASYARLAADSDGDGHDDFVITDSARTDGAHSVMGGDLDGDGIPDVAIASVVRPTTASLAIKTKGTSAQRLSAGGDCDDTDSEIYADCDDDNDGIVDRSAALRITPTTSSLAINSKGTSAKRLRAGGDCDDTDSELYTDCDDDDDGLIDRSAALRITPTTSSLAIKTKGTSAQRLSGGTDCDDLSATNYLDSDDDGDGIPEDEIESSVMPGTCSVAIKTKGTGADANRVVTTTTPDSVVTEQTFEFENSLLMPALMKAKEKANRTKCSNNLRYQSPVTVHEGELAVDSTGSGLNMFSDDDGDGIPESSVKVGSGASLLGGALPGGAVLSARCDIDDDGDAEGEIVSSVVPGTSAVAIKTKGTGADKNRTAASSCDDSSAVDYLDIDDDADGISEAYAVSSVVAGSGGGGGGAASASYAATGRWYTDSDDDGVPEGDIEAIVTPTTNSVAIKTKGTGADANRVVITQTTDTTRASTVTSVDLDGDGLADRSVTMDCDDTDGGITVEGASSAVKIKHKGWDGLIYGRMAIETGGNIEVDFGGNGVGFVSQRFGIGVLSPTNPLEHSSGAHLTAGGVWTNASDENLKENFQPVDGAELLEKIEQLPISEWNYKTESDEIKHIGPTAQDFQATFGVGSDGKSISTIDPSGIALAAIKELKKENTELKKQIEELSGLKNEIEQLKKLLMEKK, from the coding sequence ATGCGCCAGTTCCTCACTCTCCTGACCGTTCTTTGCCTGGCATTTACGGTCTCACCTATTCTGGCCGGTCCGATCGCCGACTCGCTCGCATTCCAGGGGCGTCTCACCGATGCATCGGATGTCCCGGTTCCCGATGGACCGCGTGACCTCACCATCTCCCTCTGGACTGACTCGGTCGGCGGCACTATGCTCCATAGTGAAGTCGTCGTTGTGACCGTCAGCAAAGGACTCTATTCGACCTGTATCGGCTGCGCCAGCAGCTCGTTTTTTGATATCTTCAAAAGCCAATCCGTTTACCTGCAGGTACAATTGGCCGGATCACCACCGATGACCCCGCGCACCCAGATGCGGAGCGTACCGTTCTCGGTCTCATCGTCGAGCCTTCATAATCAGGGCACAATGCCCGGCGGTTCCGTTATTAGTGCCGCGGTCAGTTCTGTCGGAAACCTCGCCGGTGGCGGCGGCGGTGCAGCAGCCGCTTCGTATGCGCGACTCGCCGCAGATAGTGATGGCGATGGTCATGACGACTTTGTCATCACCGATAGCGCCAGAACGGATGGCGCTCATTCGGTCATGGGTGGGGATCTGGACGGTGACGGAATCCCGGACGTTGCCATTGCCTCAGTGGTGCGTCCCACAACCGCCAGTCTCGCCATCAAAACCAAGGGGACCAGCGCCCAGCGCCTTAGCGCTGGCGGCGACTGCGACGATACCGACTCTGAGATATACGCAGACTGCGACGACGACAATGACGGCATTGTCGACCGCTCCGCTGCCTTGCGCATTACCCCAACCACATCGAGTCTGGCTATCAATAGCAAAGGGACCAGCGCCAAGCGACTGCGCGCCGGCGGTGATTGCGACGACACAGACTCCGAACTCTATACCGACTGCGACGACGACGACGATGGTCTCATAGACCGGTCAGCTGCCTTACGTATTACTCCAACCACCTCGAGTCTGGCGATCAAAACCAAAGGTACCAGCGCCCAACGCCTCAGCGGCGGCACAGACTGCGACGACTTGAGCGCGACCAATTACCTCGACTCTGACGACGACGGTGATGGCATCCCCGAAGATGAAATCGAGTCATCAGTCATGCCCGGAACCTGCAGCGTGGCCATTAAAACCAAAGGGACTGGCGCCGACGCAAATCGCGTCGTCACAACCACCACGCCGGACTCTGTAGTCACCGAACAAACCTTTGAGTTCGAAAACTCCCTCCTCATGCCTGCTCTGATGAAGGCCAAAGAAAAGGCCAATCGAACCAAGTGCTCCAACAATCTGCGCTATCAGTCACCGGTCACTGTCCATGAAGGCGAACTGGCCGTTGATTCCACCGGCTCTGGATTGAACATGTTCTCCGACGACGATGGCGACGGTATCCCGGAGTCCTCAGTAAAGGTCGGCTCGGGTGCATCGCTTCTCGGAGGCGCACTTCCAGGTGGAGCGGTCTTATCGGCACGCTGCGACATTGACGATGACGGCGATGCCGAAGGCGAGATTGTGTCCTCCGTCGTGCCAGGTACGTCCGCTGTAGCCATCAAAACCAAGGGGACCGGCGCTGACAAAAACCGGACAGCAGCAAGCTCCTGCGACGACAGCTCGGCGGTCGACTATTTGGATATCGATGATGACGCCGACGGCATCTCAGAGGCATATGCGGTGAGTTCCGTTGTCGCAGGGTCCGGCGGCGGCGGAGGTGGCGCCGCATCAGCTTCTTACGCCGCGACTGGACGTTGGTACACTGACTCCGACGATGATGGTGTCCCGGAAGGTGACATTGAAGCAATAGTCACTCCCACGACCAACAGTGTCGCTATCAAGACCAAAGGGACCGGTGCCGATGCGAATCGCGTTGTGATCACGCAAACCACCGATACCACTCGTGCATCTACGGTCACATCTGTCGATCTCGATGGCGACGGACTTGCGGACAGATCAGTAACTATGGACTGCGATGATACCGACGGCGGCATAACCGTAGAAGGCGCTTCCAGCGCGGTTAAAATCAAACACAAAGGCTGGGATGGCTTGATCTACGGGCGTATGGCCATCGAAACCGGCGGCAACATTGAAGTTGATTTCGGCGGTAACGGTGTCGGCTTCGTGTCTCAACGGTTTGGCATAGGCGTACTCTCGCCGACGAATCCGCTTGAACACTCTTCAGGCGCGCACTTGACAGCCGGTGGCGTCTGGACCAACGCGTCAGATGAAAATCTCAAAGAGAACTTCCAGCCGGTTGATGGCGCTGAACTGCTCGAGAAGATCGAACAGCTCCCAATTTCCGAGTGGAACTACAAAACTGAATCCGACGAGATCAAGCATATCGGCCCGACCGCCCAGGATTTCCAGGCGACGTTCGGAGTCGGTTCTGATGGCAAGTCGATCTCGACGATCGATCCTTCCGGCATCGCCCTGGCCGCGATTAAGGAACTCAAGAAAGAGAATACCGAACTGAAGAAGCAAATCGAAGAACTCTCTGGCCTGAAGAACGAAATTGAGCAACTCAAGAAGCTGCTCATGGAAAAGAAGTAA